The Candidatus Cloacimonadota bacterium genome includes a window with the following:
- a CDS encoding response regulator, translating into MRTILNVDDQSENLYFLQSLLGTKEYRFLDAKNGKEAMEILEKEQIDLIISDILMPVMDGFSLCRELRQNPKLKHIPFIVFTATYTGEKDAVLAKTMGADDYIRKPCEPDELLQRIHAAIAKKDDIHRFDKLENPDDETVLKMYNERLVRKLEEKMQEMEAEVIERNKAIQALKQSEALLKTIQSIVKLGGWVYYPSTKQFYWSDEMYKLHDLDIQNTPIDEAIKCSRSGYDQDTLKTIEDNWNEIQKSGKAYVIESWFTTMKGRKIYVNSAAVAEWEGGSISRIIGTFHDITEKKEAETKQYELEQQLRQAQKLDSIGHLAGGIAHDFNNILTVILGYTEEILNVLHDKDPIRQEIEEINKAGQRGASLTRQLLTFSRKQVIKPQLLDLNEIIENLSKMLMRLIGEDIEFVKELADDLPKILADVGQIEQVIMNLVINAREAMEMGGTLTISTFAYLPDSNFTARHPMIKGDSFVVLKVKDTGCGLDAETIEHIFEPFFTTKPKGHGTGLGLPTVYGIVRQAGGSINVVSSPGKGAMFVIMLPAASGESEVNHEAKVPIQQGLHDELVLIVEDDQSIADLSGKMIKKMGFKVMLADSADQAMILIEDEGLRPYLIISDVVMPGMSGVELATIMQFKHPEIKLLLMSGYTENVISQHGELDPSIPFLRKPFTRQELHVKIGEALKYEHSANT; encoded by the coding sequence ATGAGAACAATACTAAACGTGGACGATCAAAGCGAGAACCTATATTTTCTGCAAAGTTTGCTGGGAACTAAGGAATACCGGTTTCTGGATGCTAAAAACGGTAAAGAAGCCATGGAGATACTAGAGAAAGAACAGATAGATTTGATTATTAGCGACATCCTCATGCCTGTGATGGACGGCTTCTCTTTATGTAGAGAATTACGGCAAAACCCTAAACTGAAACATATCCCCTTCATCGTTTTTACTGCTACCTATACTGGAGAGAAAGATGCAGTACTTGCAAAAACAATGGGTGCAGATGACTATATCAGAAAGCCGTGCGAACCAGATGAGTTACTTCAGAGAATCCATGCAGCCATAGCAAAAAAGGATGACATCCATCGCTTTGATAAATTGGAGAATCCAGACGACGAAACCGTACTGAAGATGTACAATGAACGTCTGGTGCGCAAGCTGGAAGAGAAGATGCAGGAAATGGAAGCTGAAGTAATAGAGCGCAACAAAGCTATACAAGCCCTGAAACAAAGTGAAGCCCTTCTGAAGACGATTCAATCCATCGTGAAACTGGGGGGCTGGGTGTATTATCCAAGCACTAAACAGTTCTACTGGTCTGATGAGATGTACAAATTGCATGATCTTGATATACAAAATACACCAATAGACGAGGCTATTAAGTGTAGTAGGTCTGGTTATGACCAAGATACTTTAAAAACAATAGAGGACAATTGGAACGAGATCCAGAAGAGTGGTAAAGCCTATGTCATAGAGTCTTGGTTCACTACCATGAAGGGTCGCAAGATATACGTAAACTCTGCGGCTGTCGCGGAATGGGAGGGAGGCAGCATCTCCAGGATCATTGGGACTTTTCACGATATAACCGAAAAGAAAGAAGCAGAAACAAAACAGTATGAATTGGAACAACAACTAAGGCAAGCTCAGAAGCTGGATTCCATTGGGCATCTGGCTGGGGGAATAGCTCACGATTTCAACAACATTCTCACCGTGATCCTGGGATATACCGAAGAAATACTCAATGTGCTTCACGATAAGGATCCTATCCGGCAGGAAATAGAAGAAATCAATAAAGCCGGACAGAGAGGGGCAAGCCTTACCCGACAGCTTCTGACTTTCAGCCGTAAGCAAGTAATCAAACCCCAATTGCTGGATCTAAACGAGATCATTGAAAACCTATCTAAAATGCTGATGCGTTTGATCGGAGAAGATATCGAATTCGTGAAGGAACTGGCAGATGATCTGCCGAAGATACTTGCGGACGTGGGGCAAATTGAACAGGTGATCATGAACTTGGTTATCAACGCCAGAGAAGCCATGGAAATGGGTGGAACTCTTACTATATCTACCTTTGCCTACCTTCCGGATTCAAACTTCACAGCCAGACATCCCATGATAAAAGGGGATAGTTTTGTAGTGTTGAAAGTGAAGGATACCGGGTGTGGTTTGGATGCGGAAACCATAGAACACATCTTCGAGCCTTTCTTTACCACTAAACCCAAAGGACATGGCACCGGTCTGGGTTTACCCACAGTCTATGGTATTGTACGGCAGGCCGGCGGAAGTATCAATGTGGTTAGCAGCCCCGGCAAGGGAGCCATGTTTGTGATCATGTTACCGGCAGCAAGCGGTGAAAGCGAAGTGAATCATGAAGCGAAAGTTCCCATCCAGCAAGGTCTGCACGATGAACTGGTGCTGATAGTGGAAGATGATCAATCCATCGCAGATTTGAGCGGGAAGATGATTAAGAAGATGGGATTCAAGGTAATGCTAGCAGATAGTGCCGATCAAGCCATGATTCTGATAGAGGATGAGGGTCTGCGCCCCTATTTGATTATCAGCGATGTGGTTATGCCCGGCATGAGCGGAGTAGAATTGGCAACTATCATGCAGTTCAAACATCCGGAGATCAAGCTGCTCTTGATGTCAGGCTACACAGAGAATGTGATCTCACAACATGGTGAATTGGATCCCAGCATTCCGTTTCTGCGTAAACCCTTTACCCGCCAGGAACTTCATGTAAAGATCGGGGAAGCGCTAAAATACGAACACTCTGCCAATACTTGA
- a CDS encoding response regulator, whose amino-acid sequence MPVSVLIIEDNLDNYYLMQYLLESREYTVLGAENGWLGLQMALYNVPDIILLDIQLPGMDGYEVLHEIRSNPDIADIPVVAVTSYAMAGNKKQVLDAGATGYIEKPIDPETFADQVTSYLKA is encoded by the coding sequence TCCTCATTATAGAAGACAACCTGGACAATTACTATTTGATGCAGTACCTTTTAGAAAGCAGGGAATACACTGTGCTGGGCGCTGAGAATGGCTGGTTGGGTCTGCAGATGGCTTTATATAATGTGCCGGACATCATATTACTGGATATTCAGCTACCTGGGATGGATGGGTACGAAGTATTGCACGAAATCCGTTCTAATCCCGATATTGCTGATATTCCAGTTGTGGCTGTTACTTCCTACGCTATGGCGGGTAATAAAAAACAGGTCCTGGATGCAGGCGCTACCGGATACATCGAAAAACCGATTGATCCGGAAACGTTTGCCGATCAGGTCACAAGCTATCTGAAAGCCTAG